From Streptomyces sp. NBC_00775, one genomic window encodes:
- a CDS encoding 30S ribosomal protein bS22, with the protein MGSVIKKRRKRMAKKKHRKLLKRTRVQRRNKK; encoded by the coding sequence GTGGGCTCTGTTATCAAGAAGCGGCGCAAGCGGATGGCGAAGAAGAAGCACCGCAAGCTGCTCAAGCGCACTCGCGTTCAGCGTCGCAACAAGAAGTAA
- a CDS encoding helix-turn-helix domain-containing protein: MAAAGERPLNEVQFLTVAEVASVMRVSKMTVYRLVHSGHLPAIRVGRSFRVPEQAVHEYLRESYVGVETA, translated from the coding sequence ATGGCTGCAGCTGGCGAGAGGCCTCTGAACGAGGTTCAGTTCCTTACCGTGGCGGAAGTCGCCTCGGTGATGCGAGTGTCGAAGATGACCGTGTACCGCTTGGTGCACAGCGGTCATCTGCCGGCGATCCGGGTGGGGAGGTCCTTCCGGGTGCCGGAGCAAGCGGTTCACGAGTACCTCCGCGAGAGCTATGTGGGGGTGGAGACAGCCTGA
- a CDS encoding phosphatase — translation MLSTGALRAHLLAARLAGPVATSREESLRSYRLFAARDPRVLLGLDPEWTWQQRDLIELMADKCGVSADPMHTSGHDVIDPERTLAALDAFAERIGAAARNRDSVLLGTGHPHRLIGFYAALADALSAAGCTVLTPARGSCVDITTRFGLRTYNLDYVQGVALVREPGVQPTGSATGAHTHSPLPVRTALAAAAESGGPLPELVIGDHGWVCGAGQLGFEAMGLADTDDPALFVGEAEGRVSVVVPLDDAVRSDYYRPLTRYVLNRACLSQ, via the coding sequence GTGTTGAGCACCGGAGCATTGCGTGCACACCTGTTGGCCGCCCGGTTGGCCGGGCCCGTGGCCACCTCGCGCGAGGAGAGTCTGCGCAGTTATCGGCTGTTCGCTGCCCGCGATCCACGTGTGCTGCTCGGGCTCGATCCCGAATGGACCTGGCAGCAGCGGGACTTGATCGAGTTGATGGCCGACAAGTGCGGCGTTTCGGCCGATCCGATGCACACGAGTGGGCATGATGTGATCGACCCTGAGCGGACCCTGGCGGCTCTCGACGCCTTCGCGGAACGGATCGGAGCGGCGGCCCGCAACCGTGACTCTGTGCTCCTCGGCACCGGCCACCCACACCGACTGATCGGTTTCTACGCCGCCCTCGCGGACGCCCTGTCGGCGGCGGGGTGTACCGTCCTCACCCCCGCGAGGGGTAGCTGTGTCGACATAACGACCCGGTTCGGTCTACGCACGTACAACCTTGACTACGTACAAGGTGTCGCGCTGGTGCGCGAACCCGGCGTGCAGCCCACCGGTAGTGCGACCGGCGCGCACACCCACTCACCCCTCCCGGTTCGGACCGCTCTGGCCGCCGCCGCGGAGTCCGGCGGGCCGCTCCCGGAGCTGGTCATCGGAGACCACGGATGGGTCTGCGGAGCAGGTCAGCTGGGGTTTGAGGCGATGGGGCTGGCCGATACGGACGATCCTGCGCTCTTCGTCGGAGAGGCAGAGGGGCGGGTGTCCGTCGTCGTTCCGCTTGATGACGCTGTGCGGTCTGATTACTACCGACCGCTTACTCGCTATGTACTCAATCGAGCGTGTCTGTCACAGTAG
- a CDS encoding acetoin utilization protein AcuC, with amino-acid sequence MSGRAQLMWDEAVTGYDFGPDHPMDPVRLALTKKLVDAFGLDREVDVVSAKPAGESTLRLVHREDYVEAVKAASVDPEAADTSYGLGTMDDPAFAGMHEVSAMIAGQSVGAAEAVWHGDALHAVNFAGGLHHAMPGGASGFCIYNDASLAIARLLELGAERVAYVDVDVHHGDGVQAAFWEDPRVLTISLHEHPRTLFPQTGWPEETGADSAEGSAVNVALPAGTGDAGWLRAFHSVVPELIADFRPQVLVTQHGADTHFEDPLAHLAVSLDAQRAVQVACHDLAHEYADGRWVALGGGGYAVVDVVPRSWTHLVAIAAGRPIEPETVIPDGWRQDVFARTRQLAPVRMTDGRWPVSWKGWESGYDPADRLDQAVLATRRAVFPLRGLLA; translated from the coding sequence ATGAGCGGCCGCGCACAGCTGATGTGGGACGAGGCAGTAACGGGCTATGACTTCGGTCCGGATCACCCGATGGATCCGGTCCGGCTGGCGTTGACGAAGAAGCTCGTCGACGCCTTCGGGCTCGACCGTGAGGTCGACGTGGTCTCGGCGAAGCCCGCCGGGGAGTCGACGCTTCGGCTGGTGCACCGTGAGGACTATGTCGAGGCGGTCAAGGCCGCCTCCGTGGATCCTGAAGCTGCCGACACCTCGTACGGGCTCGGGACCATGGACGATCCCGCCTTCGCCGGGATGCACGAGGTGTCCGCGATGATCGCCGGGCAGTCGGTCGGCGCCGCCGAGGCGGTGTGGCACGGGGACGCGCTGCACGCCGTGAACTTCGCGGGCGGGCTGCACCACGCGATGCCGGGCGGGGCCTCCGGGTTCTGCATCTACAACGATGCCTCGCTGGCGATTGCGCGGCTGCTGGAGCTGGGGGCCGAGCGGGTCGCGTATGTGGATGTGGACGTCCACCACGGAGACGGGGTCCAGGCGGCGTTCTGGGAGGATCCGCGGGTCCTGACGATCTCGCTGCACGAGCATCCGCGGACGCTGTTCCCGCAGACGGGATGGCCGGAGGAGACGGGCGCCGACTCGGCCGAGGGCTCCGCCGTCAATGTCGCCCTGCCGGCGGGGACGGGGGACGCGGGGTGGCTGCGGGCCTTCCACTCCGTGGTGCCCGAGCTCATCGCCGACTTCCGGCCGCAGGTGCTGGTCACCCAGCACGGGGCCGACACCCACTTCGAGGATCCGCTGGCGCATCTCGCCGTGTCGCTCGACGCGCAGCGGGCTGTGCAGGTCGCTTGTCACGACCTGGCGCACGAGTACGCCGACGGGCGGTGGGTCGCGCTGGGTGGGGGTGGGTACGCGGTGGTGGACGTCGTGCCGCGGTCGTGGACGCATCTCGTGGCCATTGCGGCGGGGCGGCCCATTGAGCCCGAGACGGTGATTCCTGACGGGTGGCGGCAGGATGTGTTTGCTCGTACGCGGCAGTTGGCGCCGGTGCGGATGACTGATGGGCGGTGGCCTGTGTCCTGGAAGGGGTGGGAGTCCGGGTACGACCCCGCGGACCGGCTCGACCAGGCGGTGTTGGCTACGCGGCGGGCCGTGTTTCCACTACGGGGGCTGTTGGCGTAG
- a CDS encoding MFS transporter: protein MTDVLRRGRASLAFSFFAQGATFALLVTRIPAIQDRYGVSDALLPAFLAAVPILAGVGSVTTEHLVKRIRPSVLLRWSQPVVLLALLGVGAGDQLVELAVALGVFGLAVGALDASMNMLGVSLQRTYGRSIMLGFHAAYSLGGIVGASLAWAGAHWHLALFTSYLPVVLVLLPAAFVGSRWYVDGGTPDEQRDAAEAGPLVFKLLLPLCLVMTFAYIGDSTVSNWSAKYLQDVLGSSEQLATVPYNVYMVMTLVGRAAGDFGVRRFGAVAVVRLGAVVAALGFAVVAVAPGAWVGMLGFTLLGLGLCVIVPQTFAAAGRLFPGSSDTAIARLNIFNYVGFLIGSPLVGALGDAWSYRGAMLVPMVLVLVTLGYARSFAAEPDRYGDVHERPRTADVGRGSNGL, encoded by the coding sequence ATGACAGATGTGCTGCGGCGCGGTAGGGCCTCTTTGGCGTTCAGCTTCTTTGCTCAGGGCGCCACCTTCGCGCTGCTCGTGACGCGCATTCCGGCCATCCAGGACCGGTACGGGGTCTCCGACGCGCTGCTGCCGGCGTTCCTGGCCGCCGTGCCGATCCTCGCCGGGGTCGGGAGCGTGACGACCGAGCACCTGGTCAAGCGAATACGGCCCAGCGTGCTGCTGCGCTGGTCCCAGCCCGTCGTGCTGCTGGCGCTGCTCGGGGTCGGGGCGGGGGACCAGCTGGTCGAACTGGCGGTCGCCCTCGGCGTCTTCGGGCTCGCGGTCGGCGCGCTCGACGCCTCGATGAACATGCTCGGGGTGAGCCTGCAACGGACGTACGGGCGCAGCATCATGCTCGGCTTCCACGCGGCGTACAGCCTCGGCGGGATCGTGGGCGCCTCCCTCGCGTGGGCGGGCGCGCACTGGCACCTCGCGCTGTTCACGTCATACCTGCCCGTCGTGCTGGTGCTGTTGCCGGCGGCGTTCGTCGGGAGTCGGTGGTACGTCGACGGGGGCACCCCCGACGAACAGCGCGATGCGGCCGAGGCCGGGCCTCTCGTCTTCAAGCTGCTGCTGCCGCTCTGTCTGGTGATGACGTTCGCGTACATCGGGGACTCGACCGTCTCCAACTGGAGCGCGAAGTATCTGCAGGACGTGCTGGGCAGTTCGGAGCAGCTGGCGACCGTTCCGTACAACGTCTACATGGTGATGACCCTGGTGGGGCGGGCTGCCGGAGACTTCGGGGTGCGGCGGTTCGGGGCGGTGGCCGTCGTACGGCTGGGGGCGGTCGTCGCGGCGCTCGGGTTCGCGGTGGTGGCGGTGGCGCCCGGGGCGTGGGTGGGGATGCTCGGGTTCACGCTGCTGGGCCTCGGGCTGTGTGTGATCGTGCCGCAGACCTTCGCGGCGGCGGGGCGGCTGTTCCCGGGTTCGTCCGACACGGCGATCGCGCGGCTGAATATCTTCAACTACGTCGGGTTCTTGATCGGTTCGCCGCTGGTGGGGGCGCTGGGGGATGCCTGGAGCTACCGCGGCGCCATGCTCGTACCGATGGTTCTGGTCCTGGTGACCTTGGGGTATGCCCGGTCGTTCGCTGCTGAACCGGACCGATACGGTGACGTGCATGAGCGGCCGCGCACAGCTGATGTGGGACGAGGCAGTAACGGGCTATGA
- a CDS encoding VC0807 family protein → MSITAIETSTEAISTEAISTEAISGGAATVEATAAVSAADVAARPSFLPLILDVAVPVGSYYLLKSGFGMSTMAALGWSSVVPAVRTVWSVVKERKANGLAGLILFVNIVGLALSLVAGDPRLMLAKDSGVSSAIGIGILVSVRLGRPMMTAGMKPFLIKGDAAKSAAWDRLIAASPRFRKAERTFSLVWGVALLGECVLRVVGAYTLPIDTMVWLGTVVMVASIVLAMLVSGRLAVVPMEKLLEAELTEQAVEQAR, encoded by the coding sequence ATGAGCATCACGGCCATCGAGACCAGCACCGAAGCGATCAGCACCGAAGCGATCAGCACCGAAGCGATCAGCGGCGGGGCGGCCACGGTCGAGGCGACCGCAGCCGTGAGCGCCGCGGACGTCGCCGCCCGGCCCAGCTTCCTGCCGCTGATCCTCGACGTGGCGGTGCCCGTCGGGTCGTACTACCTCCTGAAGAGCGGGTTCGGCATGAGCACCATGGCGGCGCTCGGCTGGAGCAGCGTGGTGCCGGCCGTGCGGACCGTATGGAGCGTGGTGAAGGAGCGCAAGGCCAACGGGCTGGCCGGGCTCATCCTCTTCGTCAACATCGTCGGGCTGGCCCTCAGCCTCGTCGCCGGTGACCCGCGGCTGATGCTGGCCAAGGACAGCGGCGTCAGCAGCGCGATCGGCATCGGCATCCTGGTGTCGGTCCGGCTCGGGCGGCCGATGATGACGGCGGGTATGAAGCCGTTCCTCATCAAGGGTGACGCTGCCAAGAGTGCCGCGTGGGACCGGCTGATCGCCGCCTCCCCGCGGTTCCGGAAGGCCGAGCGGACCTTCTCCCTCGTCTGGGGTGTGGCGCTGCTCGGCGAGTGCGTCCTGCGCGTCGTGGGCGCGTACACGCTGCCGATCGACACCATGGTCTGGCTCGGCACGGTCGTCATGGTCGCTTCGATCGTGCTGGCCATGCTGGTCAGCGGCCGGCTGGCCGTCGTCCCGATGGAGAAGCTGCTGGAGGCCGAACTCACCGAGCAGGCCGTCGAGCAGGCCCGGTAA
- a CDS encoding HAD family hydrolase, whose protein sequence is MRYDLVIFDNDGVLVDSEPISNTILAAYLTELGHPTSYEESIRDYMGSAMHRIHELVQERSGRRLPDDFDDTFHGRVFAAFERELEPVPDAVQILEKLAADGVPYCVASSGSHERIRVGHRKTGLDRWFDEGRVFSSQDVGRGKPAPDLFLHAAERMGVPPEKCVVVEDSPLGVQAANSAGMDVYGFTAMTPAAKLAGATQLFSDMGELADLLV, encoded by the coding sequence ATGCGATACGACCTGGTGATCTTCGACAATGACGGTGTCCTCGTGGACAGCGAGCCGATCTCCAACACCATCCTGGCTGCCTATCTGACCGAACTCGGGCACCCGACTTCGTACGAGGAGTCCATCAGGGACTACATGGGGTCCGCCATGCACCGTATCCACGAACTCGTCCAGGAGCGCAGCGGCAGGCGGCTGCCGGACGACTTCGACGACACGTTCCATGGGCGGGTCTTCGCCGCCTTCGAGCGGGAGTTGGAGCCCGTTCCCGATGCCGTGCAGATCCTTGAGAAGCTGGCCGCGGACGGGGTCCCGTACTGCGTGGCCTCCTCCGGGAGTCATGAGCGGATCCGGGTGGGGCATCGGAAGACCGGGCTCGACCGGTGGTTCGACGAGGGGCGCGTGTTCAGTTCGCAGGATGTGGGGCGGGGCAAGCCGGCGCCGGATCTGTTTCTGCACGCGGCCGAGCGGATGGGCGTACCGCCGGAGAAGTGTGTCGTCGTGGAGGACAGTCCGCTGGGGGTTCAGGCGGCGAACTCCGCCGGGATGGACGTCTACGGGTTCACGGCCATGACGCCCGCCGCCAAGCTCGCCGGCGCCACTCAACTCTTCTCCGACATGGGGGAGTTGGCTGACCTGCTCGTATGA
- the trpS gene encoding tryptophan--tRNA ligase, translating to MTRIFSGVKPTGHLTLGNYLGAVRRWAVVDQHRADALFCVVDLHALTVDHDPGRVRRLSRQAATLLLASGLDPELCTVFVQSHVDEHARLSYLLECVATDGEMRRMIQYKEKAARERERGGSVRLSLLTYPVLMAADILAYGTDEVPVGDDQTQHVELTRDLAVRFNQRYGHTFVVPRAVRPEVGARVMNLQEPTSKMGKSDDVGPGVVYLLDEPDAVRKKIMRAVTDSGSGQDVVYDREARPGVSNLLEILAACEGGNPEALSGVYESYGALKKDTAEAVVELLRPVQERHKQLCADPVYVEGVLRDGAEKARGMARPRVDAAYRAIGLLAAG from the coding sequence ATGACGCGGATCTTCAGTGGGGTCAAGCCGACCGGGCATCTGACGCTGGGGAACTACTTGGGGGCCGTACGGCGGTGGGCCGTGGTCGATCAGCACCGGGCCGACGCCCTGTTCTGCGTCGTGGACCTGCACGCGCTGACCGTGGACCACGATCCGGGGCGGGTGCGCAGGCTCAGTAGGCAGGCGGCGACGCTGTTGCTGGCGTCCGGGCTCGATCCTGAGCTGTGCACCGTGTTCGTACAGAGTCATGTGGACGAGCACGCGCGGCTGTCGTATCTGCTGGAGTGCGTCGCGACCGACGGGGAGATGCGGCGGATGATCCAGTACAAGGAGAAGGCCGCGCGCGAGCGGGAGCGGGGCGGGAGTGTTCGGCTGTCGCTGCTGACGTATCCCGTACTGATGGCGGCGGACATCCTGGCGTACGGGACCGATGAGGTGCCGGTGGGTGATGACCAGACGCAGCATGTCGAGCTGACCCGGGATCTGGCGGTGCGGTTCAACCAGCGGTACGGGCACACGTTCGTGGTGCCGCGGGCCGTCCGTCCGGAGGTTGGGGCGCGGGTCATGAATCTTCAGGAGCCGACGTCGAAGATGGGGAAGAGCGATGACGTCGGGCCGGGGGTCGTGTATCTGCTCGACGAGCCGGATGCCGTGCGGAAGAAGATCATGCGGGCCGTGACGGACAGCGGTAGCGGGCAGGACGTCGTGTACGACCGGGAGGCGCGGCCCGGGGTCTCCAATCTGCTGGAGATTCTCGCGGCGTGTGAGGGTGGGAACCCCGAAGCCTTGAGCGGTGTATATGAGTCGTACGGCGCTTTGAAGAAGGACACCGCCGAGGCCGTGGTCGAGCTCCTCAGGCCCGTACAGGAAAGGCACAAGCAGTTGTGCGCGGATCCTGTGTATGTGGAGGGGGTGCTGCGAGACGGTGCGGAGAAGGCCAGAGGGATGGCCAGGCCGAGGGTGGACGCGGCGTATCGGGCGATCGGGTTGCTGGCGGCGGGCTGA
- the proC gene encoding pyrroline-5-carboxylate reductase, which translates to MTQKVAVLGTGKIGEALLSGMIRAGWAPTDLLVTARRPERAKELQERYGVTAVTNPEAAKSADTLILTVKPQDMGTLLDELAPHIPADRLVISGAAGIPTSFFEERLATGTPVVRVMTNTPALVDEAMSVISAGSHATEAHLAHAEEIFGAVGKTLRVPESQQDACTALSGSGPAYFFYLVEAMTDAGILLGLPRDKAHDLIVQSAIGAAVMLRDSGEHPVKLRENVTSPAGTTINAIRELENHGVRAALIAALEAARDRSRELASGNS; encoded by the coding sequence ATGACCCAGAAAGTCGCAGTCCTCGGCACCGGCAAGATCGGCGAAGCCCTGCTCAGCGGAATGATCCGAGCCGGCTGGGCCCCCACCGACCTCCTGGTCACCGCCCGCCGCCCGGAGCGAGCCAAGGAACTCCAGGAACGCTACGGAGTCACCGCGGTCACCAACCCGGAGGCAGCCAAGAGCGCCGACACCCTGATCCTCACGGTCAAGCCGCAGGACATGGGCACCCTCCTCGACGAACTCGCCCCGCATATCCCCGCCGACCGCCTGGTCATCAGCGGCGCGGCAGGCATCCCCACCTCCTTCTTCGAGGAGCGCCTGGCCACAGGCACCCCGGTCGTCCGTGTCATGACGAACACGCCCGCCCTTGTCGACGAGGCCATGTCCGTCATCTCCGCCGGCAGCCACGCCACCGAAGCGCACCTCGCGCACGCCGAGGAGATCTTCGGCGCCGTCGGCAAGACGCTCCGCGTCCCCGAGTCCCAGCAGGACGCCTGCACAGCCCTCTCCGGCTCGGGACCGGCGTACTTCTTCTATCTGGTCGAGGCCATGACGGACGCGGGCATCCTGCTCGGCCTGCCCCGCGACAAGGCCCACGACCTGATCGTCCAGTCCGCGATCGGCGCCGCCGTGATGCTCCGCGACAGCGGGGAGCACCCCGTGAAGCTCCGCGAGAACGTCACGTCCCCCGCGGGCACCACGATCAACGCGATCCGCGAACTCGAGAACCACGGCGTCCGCGCAGCGCTCATTGCCGCGCTGGAGGCAGCCCGCGACCGCAGCCGCGAACTCGCCTCCGGTAACAGCTAG
- a CDS encoding ABC transporter permease yields MTTTSATSPGTGTGTGTGTGAGPSTGATARPSALNLSRTTATATRVLRQLRHDPRTIALMILIPCVMLFLLRYVFDGSPRTFDSIGASLLGIFPLITMFLVTSIATLRERTSGTLERLLAMPLGKGDLIAGYALAFGALAIVQSVLATGLAVWFLGLDVTGSPWLLLLVALLDALLGTALGLFVSAFASSEFQAVQFMPAVIFPQLLLCGLFTPRSNMHPVLEAISDVLPMSYAVDGMNEVLKHTDMTATFIRDALIVAGCALLVLTLGAATLRRRTA; encoded by the coding sequence ATGACCACCACCTCGGCCACGAGCCCCGGCACGGGTACGGGTACGGGTACGGGTACGGGCGCGGGCCCCAGCACCGGCGCGACAGCACGCCCCAGCGCGCTCAACCTCTCCCGCACCACCGCCACCGCGACCCGAGTACTGCGCCAGCTCCGCCACGACCCGCGCACGATCGCGCTGATGATCCTGATCCCGTGCGTGATGCTGTTCCTGCTCCGCTATGTCTTCGACGGCAGCCCGCGCACCTTCGACTCCATCGGCGCCTCCCTCCTCGGGATCTTCCCGCTCATCACGATGTTCCTGGTGACCTCGATCGCCACCCTCCGCGAGCGCACCTCCGGCACCCTCGAACGCCTGCTCGCCATGCCCCTCGGCAAGGGCGACCTGATCGCCGGCTACGCCCTGGCCTTCGGCGCCCTGGCCATCGTCCAGTCGGTCCTGGCCACGGGTCTGGCCGTCTGGTTCCTGGGCCTGGACGTCACCGGCTCCCCCTGGCTGCTCCTGCTGGTCGCCCTCCTCGACGCCCTGCTCGGCACAGCCCTCGGCCTCTTCGTCTCGGCCTTCGCCTCCTCGGAATTCCAGGCCGTCCAGTTCATGCCGGCCGTGATCTTCCCCCAACTCCTCCTCTGCGGCCTGTTCACCCCCCGCTCCAACATGCACCCCGTCCTCGAAGCCATCTCCGACGTCCTCCCCATGTCCTACGCCGTCGACGGCATGAACGAAGTCCTCAAACACACCGACATGACCGCCACCTTCATCCGCGACGCCCTGATCGTGGCGGGCTGCGCCCTGCTGGTTCTGACCTTGGGCGCGGCAACGCTGCGGAGGCGGACGGCATAG
- a CDS encoding ABC transporter ATP-binding protein — protein MMIIESRPPDPAGPPDSTTPPAVRAENLTVVRGTRTVLRGLDFAVPRGQITGLLGPSGCGKSTLMRSMVGTQAKVTGTLEVLGRPAGDPALRSRIGYVTQAPSVYDDLTVRQNLDYFAAILDPGRAAAERRHAGVTQAITDVDLTSHADSLAGNLSGGQRSRVSLAVALLGTPELLVLDEPTVGLDPVLRRDLWNLFHTIAAERKATLLISSHVMDEAERCHRLLLMREGQILADDTPDALRERTDSDTVEAAFLRLVDEAIAAGNQSAASDTTDTASPSGVPRKETHR, from the coding sequence ATGATGATTATTGAGTCGCGCCCACCCGACCCCGCAGGGCCACCCGACTCCACCACCCCACCCGCCGTCCGCGCCGAAAACCTCACCGTCGTACGCGGCACCCGCACCGTCCTGCGCGGACTCGACTTCGCCGTACCGCGCGGCCAGATCACCGGCCTGCTCGGCCCCTCCGGCTGCGGCAAATCGACCCTGATGCGCTCGATGGTCGGCACCCAGGCGAAAGTCACCGGCACCCTAGAAGTCCTCGGCCGCCCCGCCGGCGACCCCGCACTCCGCTCCCGCATCGGTTACGTCACCCAAGCCCCCTCCGTCTACGACGACCTGACCGTCCGCCAGAACCTCGACTACTTCGCCGCGATCCTCGACCCAGGCCGCGCCGCCGCCGAACGCCGCCATGCGGGCGTCACCCAGGCCATCACCGACGTCGACCTCACCTCCCACGCCGACTCCCTCGCCGGCAACCTCTCCGGCGGCCAGCGCAGCCGCGTCTCCCTCGCGGTCGCCCTGCTGGGCACCCCGGAACTCCTGGTCCTCGACGAACCCACCGTCGGCCTCGACCCCGTCCTGCGCCGCGACCTGTGGAACCTCTTCCACACCATCGCCGCCGAACGGAAAGCGACTCTCCTGATCTCCTCCCACGTCATGGACGAGGCCGAGCGCTGCCACCGCCTCCTCCTGATGCGCGAGGGCCAGATCCTCGCCGACGACACCCCCGACGCCCTGCGTGAACGCACCGACTCCGACACCGTCGAAGCCGCCTTCCTCCGCCTGGTCGACGAGGCGATCGCTGCGGGCAACCAGTCCGCGGCGAGCGACACGACCGACACCGCCTCCCCGTCCGGCGTCCCGCGCAAGGAGACCCACCGATGA
- a CDS encoding SulP family inorganic anion transporter, which yields MRKADLFASLVVFLVALPLCVGVAIASGVPAELGLVTGIVGGLVAGVMPGSSLQVSGPAAGLTVLVYEAVQSYGVQALGVLVLGAGLVQFGLGVLRLGRWFRAVSVAVVQGMLAGIGLVLIAGQVYAMGDASAPASGLGKIAGLVALAGDADPVALAIGGATVVVLLLWPRWRRGARVVPAPLLAVALASAVTGGFDLSVRRVEVRGLLDAVRPPGLADVGRLTEVGVIGTVLAFALIASAESLFSAAAVDRLHRGPRTDYDRELIAQGAGNAVCGVLGALPMTAVIVRSAANVQAGARTKVSRVLHGVWLLLFTAVVPGVLGVIPVAALAGLLVHAGCKLVPVREVGVLWRGHRGEVVVLSVTAVAIVVGNLFEGVLVGLALAVAKTAWDISHVHVETEDRGASGMVVRVVGNATFLRLPKLLDALEALPHDRDVRLELGGLRHVDHACAAALEGWAAGRDHERVATSRSTT from the coding sequence ATGCGCAAAGCCGATCTCTTCGCGTCTCTCGTGGTGTTTCTCGTGGCGCTGCCCCTGTGCGTGGGGGTCGCCATAGCCTCCGGTGTGCCGGCCGAGCTGGGGCTGGTGACCGGGATCGTCGGCGGTCTGGTGGCCGGAGTGATGCCCGGCAGCAGCCTGCAGGTCAGTGGGCCCGCGGCCGGGCTCACCGTGCTCGTGTACGAGGCGGTGCAGTCGTACGGCGTCCAGGCGCTGGGTGTGCTGGTGCTCGGGGCCGGGCTGGTGCAGTTCGGGCTCGGGGTGCTGCGCCTCGGGCGCTGGTTCCGGGCCGTGTCCGTGGCCGTGGTGCAGGGGATGCTCGCCGGGATCGGGCTCGTGCTGATCGCGGGCCAGGTGTACGCGATGGGTGATGCCTCCGCGCCCGCGAGCGGGCTCGGGAAGATCGCGGGGCTGGTCGCGCTGGCCGGTGACGCGGATCCGGTGGCGTTGGCGATCGGCGGCGCCACCGTCGTCGTACTGCTGCTGTGGCCGCGGTGGCGGCGGGGGGCGCGGGTGGTTCCCGCGCCGCTGCTGGCGGTGGCGCTCGCGTCGGCCGTGACCGGGGGGTTCGACCTGTCCGTGCGGCGGGTCGAGGTGCGTGGGCTGCTGGATGCCGTACGGCCGCCGGGCCTCGCGGATGTGGGGCGGCTTACGGAAGTGGGCGTGATCGGGACGGTGCTGGCGTTCGCGCTGATCGCTTCGGCCGAGTCCTTGTTCAGCGCGGCGGCGGTGGACCGGCTGCATCGGGGGCCGCGGACCGACTACGACCGGGAGCTCATCGCGCAGGGCGCGGGGAACGCCGTGTGCGGGGTGCTCGGGGCGCTGCCTATGACCGCGGTGATCGTACGGAGTGCGGCGAATGTGCAGGCCGGGGCTCGGACGAAGGTGTCACGGGTGCTGCACGGGGTGTGGTTGCTGCTCTTCACTGCTGTGGTGCCCGGGGTGCTCGGGGTGATTCCGGTGGCGGCGCTGGCGGGGCTGCTCGTGCACGCGGGCTGCAAGCTCGTGCCCGTACGGGAGGTGGGGGTGTTGTGGCGCGGGCATCGCGGGGAGGTGGTGGTGCTGAGCGTGACCGCGGTGGCGATCGTCGTCGGGAATCTGTTCGAGGGCGTGCTGGTCGGGCTCGCGCTCGCCGTGGCCAAGACCGCGTGGGACATCAGTCATGTGCATGTAGAGACCGAGGACCGGGGGGCCTCGGGGATGGTCGTACGGGTCGTCGGCAACGCCACGTTCCTCCGGCTGCCCAAGCTGCTGGACGCGTTGGAGGCGTTGCCGCACGACCGGGACGTACGGCTGGAGTTGGGCGGGTTGCGGCATGTCGACCACGCGTGCGCGGCGGCCCTGGAGGGGTGGGCCGCCGGGCGGGATCACGAACGGGTCGCCACCAGCAGGTCCACGACGTAG